In Capsicum annuum cultivar UCD-10X-F1 chromosome 11, UCD10Xv1.1, whole genome shotgun sequence, one genomic interval encodes:
- the LOC124888854 gene encoding 60S ribosomal protein L34-like — protein MKHLHYIEPEVQPEAGKVETLDKESKIEPPEEKSEEQATTIDIVQTFEAIEKKKKQVHLEASEQQKAKEAEVPKAEPKEASEPVPIIPHLRPADYKRSRLPRNRTVNRAYGGVFLGSDIRERIIRAFVVEQQKIMKKVLKI, from the exons ATGAAACACCTTCATTATAT TGAACCAGAGGTCCAACCAGAGGCTGGAAAGGTTGAAACTTtagacaaagaatccaaaatagaGCCTCCTGAGGAAAAGTCTGAGGAGCAGGCAACAACAATTGACATTGTGCAAACATTTGAGGCtattgagaaaaagaagaagcaagtacATTTAGAGGCCAGTGAACAACAAAAAGCTAAAGAGGCAGAAGTCCCGAAAGCAGAACCTAAAGAAGCTTCAGAACCAGTTCCCATT ATTCCTCACTTGAGACCTGCCGATTACAAGAGGTCCAGATTACCTAGAAACAGGACAGTCAACCGTGCTTATGGTGGTGTGTTTTTAGGCAGTGATATACGTGAAAG gatcataagagcctttgtGGTTGAACAACAAAAGATTATGAAGAAGGTTTTAAAGATCTAG